AGCTGtctcaaattttacaacatcATCAATCACTAATAACTTTTGAATGTATATGTCATCCTCTACAAATATCCCCTGCCGTAAGCCTTCAGTATCTATTTTACCAATATGTATAGTGAATGGAGGTTCCCTCACAAGTATCTTGTACTAATTTAACATCAATTTTACCTCTACGCCGAGCATTTCATGTGCATTCTTAATCTTGGCCATAGATACTGGGTCCACTATATATGATAGATCTGGCAAGTCATCTGATCGcttcaaaaattgtaaaattggaTGAGATAAAGGCAGAGTATTATTAGCAGTTACTTCACATCGAATCCAGCAAGCTATGACCTATATAATGACTGCTATATACCTTAATTAGATGCTTATGATAATCATTCCTAATTGCAGTATTATGTGTTATGATTTTTTGGCAAAGGCTGCTAATTACTTGTGAATCAGGCGTAAAACCTATACAATGAGAATACCATAAACATGGTATTGACTCATCTGGCGTTAAATTCTTACAGTGCTCCATTATTATATCTTCCAAAATCCCCACTAACTTATTTTGTTGATTATCCATAGTATGTGTTAATGTGTTAGCAACAATTGACACAATCACTGGCAAGTGTTTAGACtccaaataaattttattattaatcaatatatcatatatcaTCTGTTGTGATTGTGGCAGTGTAATTGATAGATTGGCAAGAGATTGCAAAAATTTCAGCACATCAGTAAAATGGATCTTCACAAGCATGTTTGGGtcattgacaatttttttaagCGCTTCTTTTACTATTTCATTGTCAAATACTTTACAATTGTCTTCTATAATAAAACTTTCATTACCACATTTGTGAAATAGATAGATTTGTGGGATTAAAGTCAAGAACCTTGGATTACATTCTGATATCTGATTAACTCTATTTCCATTAAGAATGCTATCAAACAACAGcggtatttttatttgcaatGCCATACAATCGCTAAATGACTGATTTCATACCTGGAAATCGAGATTAATTGCTGCAAATTCATCCACTTGGGTTCAATTTCAACCAACCGCGCTATTTGATGCAATAGTGACGGCTGTGGAGAATTTACTTTGGCCAATGAGCTTGATGCTTGTACCAGGAGCTGCGACTTTTTAAGGCAGGGCAAATTCTTTTGGAGGTAAATACTTAGACGGTCAAACAAAGCCATTTTTCTAATAGTAATCCTTTCAAGGGCAATAATACAATCACATATCATTTCAGGCTCCCAATTGAAGGTCAAAGTCTGCGGTATATTCCTCATCATCCATTTAAAACTAGTGTTTTCGCAGGTATCTAAGAATGCAaatgtctaaataattaatataccGCTTACAATTAGTGCTTTTATTTGGTACCCATATTTCATCCTTGGTACATGCTTCCAAATTTCCAAGCCAAATCTCCTGATAAGGTCAGTATCTTTGATATCGAACATGTAATACATTTCAGCAATATCTACCAAATTGTAATAACGGTATtcatgtaaataatatggtAAATTTTCAGATAATATACGCACAAGTTTTGAATTTCTTAgactaaaatattttagcCGTTTCAATGGTTTGTTGTTATTATGCGAGTAAGTACctttatcaatatattttactgGTCTCATCCCTAGAGACTTGTGCTCAAGTACtttcaacaatttcattttacATCTATCACCAACTCCATTGgattcaattttatgggttaacaaatttatatgatCTTTGCTCCAACAAGTACCATGGACAGTTGCATAGTGgtcatttatatcataacCCAGACACTTAACCAACCATCGTGCcaaatttccaatttgatCCTGGTCAAACATAGTAAAATTATCGCTAATTCGCTCGACAATGTAATTGAACAGCCTTTCGTCAAATAATGCATGCTTGtgatatactattactagTTTAAACAAGTCACATtctgatatatatatttttgaagtTAATAATTCGATCAACTGTTGATAAAATGGAGTGGATAATATGTCTTCAATGCAATGATTATTTAGGTTTAAATATGATTGAATAAGCAAAACCAAATTATGTTCATTGATTACAGATTCTAGATGATTTGATAACtgattaaataatgaaatgattGTGTCATTacaatgtaattttatgtgAGATTGGTCAATTGAAATAACTAACTTTAATAATTCGATAGGGGTTACAAAAGCAAGTATGCGCGGTAATTGTTCCagtaaattgataaaatccTTCTTGTACCTATGACTACTAGGAAAATAGCCTATGTGTTGTAGACTAGTGGAAAGTTTGGTAACCATCAAATGGATGTCTAAATTAGCAGTTATTTCAGCATTTTTCAAGGATATTCCTcccaattttattgttgAACAGATGGATGTATCTTGATCAGGGATTTGTTTAGTTATTGAATTGAATGAATGAATAACATCGTCAAAATCGTTGATAGCAGTGGGATTAGAGCCGATAGAAGtgttattatttttcaattttttacttaaataaatgtttttaCTGACAATATGCCAGGGAGGAGGAATCCGTCTGAAGATTCGCCTAGGTTTCATATACACTCATCGCATCCATGACCATCCTATgcataatatatcaatgatgtagttatataatatgcCTTAGCATATTATATAGTGTCATATACGGTGTGAAAAGGTGCTGATTTAATATACtaaaattatgatatattgtaaaaattttatttgaatcTCATTATAATCATGTACAATTGGTCACAAACGTGCCAACGTACGCTGCGCCCTTGAAGCCTTACCAAATGCACGCAACAGCGAGTCCACCTCTTTCCTATTGACAATATTCTTCTTTTGAATCGGAATGATTATATTCCCAACCTTGATCTCAATCTTTGGCTGGATTAATCTTTTATGGGCTTTAGCCGTATTCCACTCCGGACCTAAAGGTCTATCCAAAATGTTGTTAAATGTTTTGCTGTCAGAGTGTGGGTAAGGTAGGGCttttattgtatacttTGTCAATTTGTCCATGTCGTTCACCGTTTTAACGCGCACCCGTCGTTTCTATGTGAATTACATGGTATTATAATagaatttggaaaaattcaaaaaaataaaaattgggTTTTACcataatgttaaatttacGCACCTTACGATTTTGATCTTGATTTGTTTTATATTGATTCGTCTTACTGATCCATCTATTCCAACCTGATGCTTGAAACTGATTAGATCCCTCTTCCTCACTATCAGTAAGAAGCTGCTCTTCATTGCCAGTGAATATTTCACAAGCTAGTTCGTTGTTTTTCGTAGGAATAGCATTTAATAGCTTGTCTAATCCCCTTTTCTGATTGACAATATCTTCCAcagtattattttttgcatCGTTTTTATTTCCATTTACTCCACAAGTGATTGGTGTTTTAActgaatttataatttcatttcGATTATTTTCAACTGTTTCAGCATTGTTTAATGTGATATATTTCCTTATACTACTGAATTTATCTTCAACATCACCGCACTCTGTAACTTCACTTTTAGGGTTTACTTCGCAATCactatttatttcattattcTCGGCACCAGAATGATCAGAATTTGAATGTGATTGTAACTTCTCTCGAGCTCTTTTCATGAATTTCATATTATAAACCTTGGGATGCATAGTATTCATTTCATTGGCATTCGCATCATATGAGTCATTGTCACTATTGTCCGATTGATCGCAATCAGAATCGCTATCCGAGTCTgaatcattttttttagCAAGTGAAATGATGTTCTTTTCGTAATCATTTAGGGATTGAGATTGTCTAGAAGCTATGGCACGAGCTTCTTTACCCCCATACCGAATGGCCATTTTGGCCCACTTGTTTTGTGCTTCCCTCTTTCTTAATAGTCTGCGTTCCGCTGCCTTTATTTctatttcatatttaatCTGCTTAGCTAGCTCCGGATCTTCTACTTCTACGCGTGATAATAGTTTTTCTTGGAGAAATTCTTTACCCTTGCGTTTTACCCGATGCCAATTCTTGCTTTTAATGCGATTCATCTGTTTGtttttcatattttgcCTATGAACTAtagatttatttgaatattttgtggAGGTAATAGAGTTGGAATCATTCTGTAAACCGtatatttgtgaattttgTTGATATAACAGCTTGACATTCGCCTCAGCCTGCGCCAATTCCTTTTCAAAGTCATTAATGGGTGTGATCGTTGAGGTTAGTAATTGAGGATTAACCTCAAATGGAGCTGGTTTTCCATATGTAATTGTCTCCTTAAGTTCATTAGACGAGATTTGTGGTACCCACGATTCTACCTCTTTGGCTATAGTTTGGTATGCTGCTTGGCGGTAATATTTTCTTTGCTGATGTTCCAGTAATGGTTTAACGACTTCCTTCTCTTTCTTATCAATACTATTATATAGATTAGCTATTTGAGTGTTTTTCCCACCAAAACCACCCAAAGTAACAAATAACCCATCGATATCGATGTCCTCGGCACCACTCAGGTTATTAAGGAAATTACTATTTTCGTAACAATAATCCTTATCACCAACTTTGATGATTTCTCCATCTATATCACTAGTATCATTATCCATTGCATCGGAAGCTATTGATATGGCGTCATTTTCGTCTTTTGGGTAGtcaatcaaatatttggtGAAGTCACCCGACGAGTTGTGTTGACTGCGATATTTTTTACTCATATTTTAAGCATAATAGGTTAAATTTacactaaattagttatgaTTATGGTgctatataaatttgtgtcatatataaattgacCTGTAGGGCTACTAGTGCATATATCGacactatttatttatattcacATGCATACAGTTTATGaagtattaatttatatctaaatattttgtggtTATATGTTTTTTTGTATTCTATTCGGAATATTTGTGACTATGCTTGACTAGTAACATGAGCGGGAATAACATAGAAGGGAAGTCTACTGGCATCAAATCATCCCAAAATGTCACAATtccaaatcaatttcaaaataacAGTTCTTCTGAGAGCAATATTAAATCTATGGGAATAAAATCAAAACAATCACCCTCAAATATACTCTCTAGCGCTAGTAACTGTGGCGATGATAAAAACAACCCTAGTACCGGAAAGGATTCAGGTGTCAAGGCTATGGGACCATATGAACAGTGCAACATATGCGGGAGACTTTGCGATCGTGCGGGACATATTCAGTGTGCAGAATGTGAAAACTTTCACATATGTCTGACTTGTTTCTGCAGTGGTTCTGAAAAGCCATCTAACCAATCCACCGCTTTTGTACCTACTGATAATGTTTATAAACACAAAAATAACCACAAATACATACCAATTGGGGTTAACAATATGCCCTTATTCACTATAGACTGGACCTCTGAGCAGGAGCTGTTGCTGCTGGAGGGGTTAAGTAAGTATGGCTTGGGTAATTGGAAGGTAGGCACTcactattatattaaaattttcaaaaactAGTGTACCACTAATATTTCCATCATTAATGTTATGTATATTCTATTTTTGGAGTGAAAATCCAAATAATTAGAATCTATTCATTCATCtattattaaaaacatGAATTTACCACATAAAAAATCTTTTTACTTAAGTCAATTACACACAAGAATGTCACTTATTATGGGTTAATATTcttgttaaaatttcaattcgCACAATTTCCCCTATTATCATACATAACTTTCTTACATAGCAAATATCGGAACTTGTTAACATATCCAACGGGTATCCAAAATCTGCAAGCAACTGCCAGAAGCACTACTACGAGGTCTACATAAATTCAGCCAATCCGCCATTACCTGTAATcgtaaataataatttaggatCTCAACAGTATAATACTGCCAGATAAAAATCAACCGCCGCCTCCATGCTCCCCCATCGACGAGTGCACGGGTATAAAATTCACATCATTCAGACTCAACTATAGCGTCACCAGAAACTACAACACACTCAAACACTAATAAACCTCAAACATTTGGTTACTGGCCATTGAGAGGCGATTTTGACGTGGAGTATGACAATGATGCAGAACTTATTCTTGCAGATATGGAATTCCGTGACGATGACACACCGCAGCAAAAGGAACTGAAGCTTAAAGTCATTGAGATATATAATTCTAAGCTTGATGAGAGGATTTACCGTAAGCGGATCATTATTGAAAGGTACATATACAATGACCTAGGGGTCTGCTAGATTCTAAAAGTACGCAGCAGAGGGAAAAGAAATTGACAAGTGAGGAAAGGGAActgtataatattttacgTCCATTCAACCGATTTCACTCACCCGAATCCCATGAGCAACTCATTCAACTCCTGGTCCAAGAGCGCAAAATTAGATCTAGGTTGTATCAGTTACTGCTATGGAAATCCTTAGGCCTGGAATCAATTCAAGACGTATATGtatgtaaattgttgaCAAAGGAATATGAATATGATAGAGCAACTAAAAGAAGacattttgaaaatgaatcTAGGATTATAACCTCCATTGCGGTTAGGGATAAGAATGCTAGGACGAAGAGCAATGTAAAGAAGGAAACAGCAACAAGCGTTGTGACAACAGAATTGGATGCAAAGgccaaaataatttctgAGTGTCTAGAAGAGAAGgtttgtttattttatatgattaattttggTTTTAATATTGCCCAAATTAAAATCCTTTATAATTTCTTATTTAGGAGATTGAATTTTGTAATACTTATGGGATCCCTCCTATAGTATTTTTCATGGCTAAACGAGTGCTGTTAGAAGAAATCGCCACCAATCCcttaatttcaattgatcaaaattgtaaatcaCTAGACTTGGATGTCACTAAACATGGCAGATTGTTCGATTTTATCCTAAATTTAACGCCGCACGCCCCCTATCAAAATTCTGAGCTAGAACCAATCGTAGATTTATCAGCGCTTCCATTGAATAACAAGGGGAAGATAGACtcaaaatatattgcatCTGAAATTTTACCTCCTAGTTAATACTTTTATATTAGTTGAAAAAGCAGTGGATAATACCAATagaattgattttttaatcgTTCAACTAGtgtaatttaataaaaacCCCATTACATAGTTTTTGTTGCAACGATTAAGTTAAAGCGTTAATTTATCTTTATGAATTCTTCATTAattttctaaaaaattcGATTTCTATCGAAATTTCAAAACATTATATGCAATTTAGAACTAATCAATATGTGAACAAATTATAGTCAATTATTGCAAGGtttgttttaaatttatgaataaaattacagGATTTCAAAATTGGGTATGGATATAAATTCCAAAcgataataaataaagtgcgaaaaatattgttatgcGATTATAATGTACCATGATTGCTACAATTTGTGTGCGATAATTTGAATACCTCAGCTAATTTTTTAGCTCCCTCTATACCATAACGATTGAAACTAAAACAtctttttttaattttaccattaGAACGGTATCTACATACAATACATTTGGATCTCTTATCATTAGTCACCGTGATGCATTGCCTAtccatatttaaatgtttagAGTTAATTTCCTTTTGCAATTGAGCATACTTTTCAGCACATTTTTTTTTTTGCCTATCAATACCAGTAGTGTTATCACTTATcattatatcatcatccGATTTAATCGTGTTGATGCCAAAGTATTTAATAGGTATAACTGGGTCTTCAGCtccaattaatttttgaatataacTTCTACGTCTGTAAAATGAGGATCTGTTAATTGCTAGTAGAGTGACATATTCTTTAACCGGCAAAGGGATTGAGAGTTTGTATAGTGCAATGTGGATTGCGATTGCTAAAGTAATTTTAGATAAACATCCATATTTCCGCCATTCACTAGCGAAAATATCATCAacaaattgcaaatttgtgTCCAGCATCTGAAACCTATGCAAAATATCAACTGTATTATCAACgatcaatttattatgttCAGAAATAAAGTTGCTAAATGTTGTAGAATTTATTGCCACTTTATTTTCCAGCGTAAGGgttttattacaaattaattgcGTGAGGAATGATTTTGGACTAAATGTATCgttattaacaattttaacatattcAGAATATCTATTGGATATCAATTGGTTAATTAAATTGGATATAAGTGATTGAAGACTTTGtgaatgaatttttacatttaattGGAGTGATACTTCAGAAATTACTTTAGCAAATTTCTTAGTGACAGTTGATAATCCCAAACGATTGACTATATCATCTAGAAATATTGAAGCCCCGGAATTTCGCTTCTGAATGTAGTAAAGCGAGCCAATTAAAAGAAGAAAATATTGGCGATTGTTGGCAATCTTCCTCCTAGCTCTTCTCCTTTCATGTAACATTTTGCGCAAAAAGCTATCATCTGAAATGTTGAGTTGATTACAAACCTTCTTCCATTCCAGGGATAATTTGCTCTTGTCAAATAGTATAGGCCTTAACCCATTGTCTTTAACTAATTGCAACGAATATTCATCTAAGTGAGAGTCTATTGCATTAGATGTGATTTGACCACAGGTTAAACATGTGAGTTCTGAACCAGAAATGAGATTGATATTGGTAGAATTGCAATTATCACACTGACGATTGTCATTAACATAATCTTCAAGCACAGCAGCGGCACTAATCCAAGCCATGACAGAATTCAACTATTGgattaaatgtttaatatatcaacaaattaactaattaaataatatcatacAATTAGCATACGAACGAATTAACCTGGTGGTAGATTATCCATAATACTAGACTGCCCCAGTATACACAATATGAATAGGTTCCTCAACACTAAAAAGTATTATATGGGTAATTGGCTCGGCTTGCAGGGCAATTGAGctgttgtaaaatattcatgCTTTAGTGCCTATTTGAATAGCATTGATTACTTCTGTGGCCGTTATACGTTCATGAGGATTTAGCTTAATCAAACGCTGTAACAAATCCTTTGCTTGCAAATTCAAAGCTGAGTAAGATTCATGTTACTTGGTACAAAGTGTTCAATTTCTTTGCCACGAGAGAAAGAGTATTCGGTGTAATATGGCAGCCTTTTAGCTTCTGGCCAGTTTTCTTCACTAGGCGTACCagttattttgtatattttacttAGCTGATCTATCTCATTTACGCCGGGAAATAAAGGGTGCCCAGTTATCATTTCTACGTCaaaattgattgatttaCCGGCGAATATACAACCTACACTCCAAATATCACAAGCTGTATGATAACAATCAGCCCCTAGTAATAACTCTGGAGGCCGATACCAAAGGGTAACAACTTTGTGTGTCATTTTTTCAGGCCTTTGATAGTTTGTTGAAGCATCAGGAGGTAGAATTGTCTGTCTAGAAAGGCCAAAATCCGCCAATTTGCATATACCCTCAGCAGAGATAAATATGTTACCAGTAGATAAATCTCTGTGGgcaaatgaatatttatgcAGGTATTCCAGTCCTAGGAGTATTTGGTAAAGTATACATTTGATATGAGATTCTTGTAATCTCACTTTGGAAGTGATGATTGCCTTGAGGTCCGTCTTCATGAGGTCCATTACAATGTTTATGAAGTCTCCATCCCGATAAATTGCGATAATACCCATCAGATTCTCGTGTTTTAGCTCCATCATAATCTTAACCTCTCTAATAGTTGTTAAGTGAATTCCTACCATACCAATGTAGCTCTTATTCAACCCCTCAGAAGGTATACTGGCCATAACCTTCTTGATGGCAACCTTTTTGTTTAGCAGCCTGTCAAATCCTTCGACTACCTTGCCATAAGTACCTTCTCCTAGGTGGGAGTCGAGGATTTCGAATCTTTGGTGTGGATCATCCATCCCCGTATAGATTATGTGGCTTCATAGTACTTATATAAGACGTTCctattcaattatttaatagttATGTTTTAAACCAGATATTTGActaaatacaatttaaattctaATATacttatatatattatttgtgtaatttagattattatttgtactAGTACGACTTGTCTAATTGTTATGATTTCTGATTGTTTATACTCATATCgtatttatttatgcaTTTGCTAATTTACAGTTTTTAAATGTTTCAATAACGTTTATTGATTAGttataatgaatatttatatgtCATAATTGATTTCacactatattattataatagtATATAGTTCCTATCTGAGATTCCTTTTCAATATACAATCTACATCAGATATTTAGTATTCTGGATTaatgtgataaaatttatattattttataacaatttttatagtGATTCTTATACTATCCATTtagaataattattattttcaataaacccaatgtattttttgatgttacaatttaattgattatagatcatcaaatgaaatattaGTAACACAACAATctatttacataataaGATTTAGTCATACCTTTTTCATATATCAAACACATTGACacaattaaacaatatttacGCACACagatcaaatatatatatatatatatatattgtctttaaataattaataaatagtatttaacatacaaaattattatttaagaCGACCCATTTGATTGAATAttctattatttaatgaaatacatggaataaaattatttacttaAGTGGTccaataaacaatttaatataaaaacGCAggttatatgttatatgcGAAAAATATCTTGTAGATTCTTTGGTATAAACACTGGGCCCTTATTATTATTCTGTTCCCGTTGCATAGCACGCAGTACAGATAAGTTTTGGATTATTGTGCAAAGACCTGGTTTCTTCTTAACTCCCAGATGCTCTAAAATGGCCTCATTCACAGAATTACAAGTGTGATTTCTCCTCTTGCAGCCCACTTCCCAACTCAAAGtacatttttcaatattttcataGGCAAATAATCCGCAGGATCTTTCCAATACTTCCTTAATCTCCTTAGGTGCATCTTTGTAAAGGAATGGAGTTAGGTGTTCCTGGGACCAATTAATTGCTTTGTCAATAAATCCATTTTTGACCAATTCAATCATATGTTGTGTATACAATAATAGCGTTGTagttgaaaaattgttcaataTTTGCGGATAATTGctatttataatttcaattgccCCTAAAATATTGCCATTCAGTATGGATTGGGAAATATCACTTCTTACACCAATTGTTGACAACTGAATTTCGATATCTCTATCTGTAAGATAAAACTCTTGTATATATTGAGAACTCTTATCATCACTCATTTTGCtatcatcaaaatttgtctcgttattgaaaatattcaatGTCTCATTGTAtccctaaattagtaattaGGGGTTACCTTGTATATGAGATAACATCTGACAATATGATCAAGTTGATCCTTATCAACAGTATGTACCTCCATCGCTTTATGgtcattatcaatttctGTCTGATATTAATACTTAGTTACTTGATAAAGTGAAAAAATATCGTATTGGAAAGGGCCAGAAAAATTGACCTTAACCTTCTCATCCACATTCAATCCTATAGTGGGATAGTTTTCAGATTGTCCTATGTTTCCAGCATAACCTAAATCACTTGCAAAGTACCAATAAATACGCcatttttagtaaaaaaatatgatttattgatataattcattCCCACACCTATAACATCACCCTTGGTGTACGTTGGACCAAAAGACTCCGGTCTTATTGTTCCGCACAGCTTCATCCCATCTTCTGCCTTGTAACCAATTGAActatgtattatttaatgcTTACCCTTGTTCCGATCCGGGTACTTTgtttaaatgataatttggagGAGTAAACCCAACGACTACTTTGCAGTGCGAGCCACATTCAAGAACTTCTATTTCAAAATAGTACAAAACGCAATTGGTAGGTGCAAAAATGTTAGATTTGACTGACTAGatgaaaataaacaaaCCCCTGGATCAGTGTGAATTCCGCGGCCAATATATTCCGCAGTTAAATTATCGTGATGGATCTTTATATATTGTTGGTAAGTCGTAGTATTTAGACATGTAGGTATTGGTTCACTCccatataatttgttatacatGCACGATGATTCCATCCTGACAATAGCTATCCCACAACCcagtatatatacattgcCCCTTTAACACAGCTATACCACTTATAGTTTATACCtgcattttaaatatagttGTGAGCTTTAAATTTAGATCTTACTATGCTATGGTTAAAAGTTCTGATTTGACAAAAAATGAACTGATCCACATTCTGGCAActtcaaaaaattccaaGGAAAAAAATCGTGCCTTCAAGTTactcaaaaaatttgaaccAAACCCCAAAAAACACTTGGATAGCACATTTAAGTACGGTTGTGCTCAGCAAAAAACGTACAAAATTGTCCAATCTTACGTGTGAGTTACAGTTCATTTAGTTGTTGGAGATGTGATAAAGCTAAACAGGCTGTTGTTAAGTGTTTCTGGAAAACATCGGAAGGTATATCATCTTTCACTTAGGTGTAAAAATCATATGCAATACCTGTTATTTGAATATGACACAATATCTTGATATCGCTAGGGCAAAGAAGGAAACTCCTGGATTAACTAAGAATATAAGGCCTTATGATGGAGTTATCACTTAACTagttataaattgtatgcCATCGACAATTCAGATCAAGGAAATAGtaactattatattgatcacatatttatatttgtttagcAATTTTATTGTCAACATATTACAGCAGACTTATTAGTTATCGAATATTATGTCGATCATTATTGAATCACACATAATTGCACAATTATGCCAATTATAGTTTAATTCATGAATTTAGGAGTAAACTAGAAAACTTTTGCAAACCCGTATGCTAAATCGTTTGTTTTTTTGTCTATTTTTTGGTTTTTCTTAAAAGTGACATGTGAAATTCTAGCTTATATATggatgaatatatatatatatatacatttaaaataaaaaaatttatataaaattaaaataatttataataaacgATTAAAGAACAATATTCCACCTAATCTCTAATGtcaaatcattatatattgactATACCATAGCATTAcgtaattaaaaatttaatgcatcattataaattttgaaaaatatataaactaTATTAATCATTCACACGAACTAACAGTACAATTTGTAGATGTGTCATAGACAATGCACAGGAACATTTGATAACAAGtacaaaaattagtaatatGAGTAAACATGACAATAATAGTTTAAACATTCACTATTTACctatatattgataataaacaGTATGACAACTAATGGTAAATaagataaatatttgttatatgtaTTGTTACGGTCATAAAAAAAGGGGAAGAGAATTAATGAGAAATTTTGCAGCGTTTTCATAAAATACgtgttaaaaattgatctgattaacatattaatttagtgcATATAAGTATTAGAAGATTGATAAACAATGCGATA
The DNA window shown above is from Babesia microti strain RI chromosome III, complete genome and carries:
- a CDS encoding conserved Plasmodium protein, unknown function (overlaps_old_locusTagID:BBM_III03730) — protein: MKPRRIFRRIPPPWHIVSKNIYLSKKLKNNNTSIGSNPTAINDFDDVIHSFNSITKQIPDQDTSICSTIKLGGISLKNAEITANLDIHLMVTKLSTSLQHIGYFPSSHRYKKDFINLLEQLPRILAFVTPIELLKLVISIDQSHIKLHCNDTIISLFNQLSNHLESVINEHNLVLLIQSYLNLNNHCIEDILSTPFYQQLIELLTSKIYISECDLFKLVIVYHKHALFDERLFNYIVERISDNFTMFDQDQIGNLARWLVKCLGYDINDHYATVHGTCWSKDHINLLTHKIESNGVGDRCKMKLLKVLEHKSLGMRPVKYIDKGTYSHNNNKPLKRLKYFSLRNSKLVRILSENLPYYLHEYRYYNLVDIAEMYYMFDIKDTDLIRRFGLEIWKHVPRMKYGYQIKALITFAFLDTCENTSFKWMMRNIPQTLTFNWEPEMICDCIIALERITIRKMALFDRLSIYLQKNLPCLKKSQLLVQASSSLAKVNSPQPSLLHQIARLVEIEPKWMNLQQLISISSDCMALQIKIPLLFDSILNGNRVNQISECNPRFLTLIPQIYLFHKCGNESFIIEDNCKVFDNEIVKEALKKIVNDPNMLVKIHFTDVLKFLQSLANLSITLPQSQQMIYDILINNKIYLESKHLPVIVSIVANTLTHTMDNQQNKLVGILEDIIMEHCKNLTPDESIPCLWYSHCIGFTPDSQVISSLCQKIITHNTAIRNDYHKHLIKVIACWIRCEVTANNTLPLSHPILQFLKRSDDLPDLSYIVDPVSMAKIKNAHEMLGVEYKILVREPPFTIHIGKIDTEGLRQGIFVEDDIYIQKLLVIDDVVKFETAHLKPYYRTRAWYLGKRNWDIVYMGTIT
- a CDS encoding UTP14, U3 small nucleolar RNA-associated protein 14 (overlaps_old_locusTagID:BBM_III03735), which produces MSKKYRSQHNSSGDFTKYLIDYPKDENDAISIASDAMDNDTSDIDGEIIKVGDKDYCYENSNFLNNLSGAEDIDIDGLFVTLGGFGGKNTQIANLYNSIDKKEKEVVKPLLEHQQRKYYRQAAYQTIAKEVESWVPQISSNELKETITYGKPAPFEVNPQLLTSTITPINDFEKELAQAEANVKLLYQQNSQIYGLQNDSNSITSTKYSNKSIVHRQNMKNKQMNRIKSKNWHRVKRKGKEFLQEKLLSRVEVEDPELAKQIKYEIEIKAAERRLLRKREAQNKWAKMAIRYGGKEARAIASRQSQSLNDYEKNIISLAKKNDSDSDSDSDCDQSDNSDNDSYDANANEMNTMHPKVYNMKFMKRAREKLQSHSNSDHSGAENNEINSDCEVNPKSEVTECGDVEDKFSSIRKYITLNNAETVENNRNEIINSVKTPITCGVNGNKNDAKNNTVEDIVNQKRGLDKLLNAIPTKNNELACEIFTGNEEQLLTDSEEEGSNQFQASGWNRWISKTNQYKTNQDQNRKKRRVRVKTVNDMDKLTKYTIKALPYPHSDSKTFNNILDRPLGPEWNTAKAHKRLIQPKIEIKVGNIIIPIQKKNIVNRKEVDSLLRAFGKASRAQRTLARL
- a CDS encoding transcriptional adapter 2-alpha (overlaps_old_locusTagID:BBM_III03740); the protein is MSGNNIEGKSTGIKSSQNVTIPNQFQNNSSSESNIKSMGIKSKQSPSNILSSASNCGDDKNNPSTGKDSGVKAMGPYEQCNICGRLCDRAGHIQCAECENFHICLTCFCSGSEKPSNQSTAFVPTDNVYKHKNNHKYIPIGVNNMPLFTIDWTSEQELLLLEGLSKYGLGNWKQISELVNISNGYPKSASNCQKHYYEVYINSANPPLPDLNSIILPDKNQPPPPCSPIDECTDSTIASPETTTHSNTNKPQTFGYWPLRGDFDVEYDNDAELILADMEFRDDDTPQQKELKLKVIEIYNSKLDERIYRKRIIIERGLLDSKSTQQREKKLTSEERELYNILRPFNRFHSPESHEQLIQLLVQERKIRSRLYQLLLWKSLGLESIQDVYEYEYDRATKRRHFENESRIITSIAVRDKNARTKSNVKKETATSVVTTELDAKAKIISECLEEKEIEFCNTYGIPPIVFFMAKRVLLEEIATNPLISIDQNCKSLDLDVTKHGRLFDFILNLTPHAPYQNSELEPIVDLSALPLNNKGKIDSKYIASEILPPS